Proteins encoded together in one Streptomyces sp. B1I3 window:
- a CDS encoding FAD-binding and (Fe-S)-binding domain-containing protein — protein MPAPHSDLARHLTAAVRGDVDFSRTARALTTMDASNYRRVPRGVVAPRDAADVAAALRVCREHSVPVVPRGGGTSIAGQATGTGVVLDFTRYMRRIVGLDPGGRTAVVQPGVVLDDLRAAAAPHGLTFGPDPSTHSRCTLGGMIGNNSCGSHSVAWGTTADNVHGLRVLRYGDGTALDLGRGLTGAPPGVREFADTHRALLRTGFPALPRRISGYALDALLPEHGGDLARALCGSEGTLAVVTEATVRLVEVPNARALAVLGYADETAAADAAPGLLPYHPLTVEGMAADLVRRPAGLPRGAAWLFVETGGATPAEAHAHATRILRAADALDATVVTEPAAVRALWSIREDAAGTATRMPDGTEAWPGWEDCAVPPGRLGPYLRDFRALLAAHGLRGTPYGHFGDGCIHVRIDFDLLSTDGVARFRRFSEDQADLVVAHGGSLSGEHGDGQARAELLPRMYGDEVVELFTRFKDLWDPDAGLNPGMLARPARLDENLRFDVLPKRPVDVTFGYPDDDGDFSAAVRRCVGVAKCRTTTAAGSGVMCPSFRATGEEAHSTRGRARLLHEMLAGEVIEDGWRSTEVRDALDLCLSCKGCRSDCPVGVDMATYKAEFLHHHYRGRLRPAAHYVMGGLPQWLRPAAPFARVLNALARLAPPAALAKRLAGIAPQRSIPVLARQTFRAWARARRAPAGGPAVILWPDTFTDHLSPEVGRAAVRVLEAAGRTPVYPAGRVCCGLTYVSTGRLDRARTVMRRTLDRLGPTLGEPVVVLEPSCAATLRTDLPELLPDDPRAAGLAASVRTLAQYLEEYAPEWNPPRLDRPVAGQTHCHQHAVLGDAAERRLREKAGLTGELSGGCCGLAGNFGFEKGHWDVSVACAEDRLLPSVREAGPGTELLADGFSCRTQLDQLAGRRARHLAEVLAEGLDA, from the coding sequence ATGCCCGCCCCGCACTCCGACCTCGCCCGCCACCTCACCGCGGCCGTCCGCGGCGACGTGGACTTCTCCCGCACCGCCCGTGCGCTGACGACCATGGACGCGTCCAACTACCGCCGTGTCCCCCGAGGAGTCGTCGCCCCCCGCGACGCCGCGGACGTGGCCGCCGCCCTGCGCGTCTGCCGGGAACACTCCGTGCCGGTCGTGCCCCGGGGCGGCGGCACCTCCATCGCAGGGCAGGCCACCGGCACGGGAGTCGTCCTCGACTTCACCCGGTACATGCGCCGGATCGTCGGGCTCGACCCCGGTGGCCGCACCGCCGTCGTCCAGCCCGGCGTCGTCCTGGACGATCTGCGGGCGGCGGCCGCGCCGCACGGGCTGACGTTCGGGCCCGACCCCTCCACCCACAGCCGCTGCACGCTCGGCGGCATGATCGGCAACAACTCCTGCGGCTCCCACTCCGTGGCCTGGGGCACCACCGCCGACAACGTCCACGGCCTGCGAGTCCTGCGGTACGGGGACGGGACGGCCCTCGACCTCGGCCGCGGTCTCACCGGAGCGCCCCCGGGAGTCCGCGAGTTCGCCGACACCCACCGCGCCCTCCTGCGCACCGGCTTCCCCGCGCTCCCGCGCCGTATCTCCGGGTACGCCCTCGACGCCCTGCTCCCGGAGCACGGCGGAGACCTCGCCCGTGCCCTCTGCGGCAGCGAGGGCACCCTGGCCGTCGTCACCGAGGCGACCGTGCGGCTGGTCGAGGTCCCGAACGCCCGCGCCCTCGCGGTCCTCGGGTACGCCGACGAGACCGCGGCGGCCGACGCCGCCCCCGGCCTCCTCCCGTACCACCCGCTCACCGTCGAGGGCATGGCCGCCGACCTCGTGCGCCGGCCGGCCGGCCTGCCCCGCGGCGCGGCCTGGCTCTTCGTCGAGACGGGGGGCGCCACACCCGCCGAGGCGCACGCCCACGCGACCCGCATCCTGCGCGCGGCCGACGCCCTGGACGCCACCGTCGTCACCGAGCCCGCCGCGGTGCGGGCCCTGTGGAGCATCCGGGAGGACGCCGCCGGCACCGCGACGCGCATGCCCGACGGGACGGAGGCCTGGCCCGGCTGGGAGGACTGCGCCGTGCCGCCCGGGCGGCTCGGCCCCTACCTGCGCGACTTCCGGGCCCTGCTCGCCGCGCACGGACTGCGGGGGACCCCGTACGGCCACTTCGGCGACGGCTGCATCCACGTCCGCATCGACTTCGACCTGCTGAGCACGGACGGAGTGGCCCGCTTCCGCCGCTTCTCCGAGGACCAGGCCGACCTCGTCGTCGCGCACGGCGGGTCACTGAGCGGCGAACACGGCGACGGGCAGGCCAGGGCCGAGCTCCTGCCCCGGATGTACGGGGACGAGGTCGTGGAGCTGTTCACCCGGTTCAAGGACCTCTGGGACCCGGACGCCGGCCTCAACCCGGGCATGCTCGCCCGCCCTGCCCGGCTGGACGAGAACCTCCGCTTCGACGTGCTCCCGAAGCGGCCCGTCGACGTGACCTTCGGCTACCCGGACGACGACGGCGACTTCTCGGCGGCCGTGCGCCGCTGTGTCGGGGTCGCCAAGTGCCGCACGACGACGGCGGCGGGCTCCGGCGTGATGTGCCCGTCCTTCCGGGCGACCGGCGAGGAGGCCCACTCCACCCGGGGCCGCGCCCGACTGCTCCACGAGATGCTCGCCGGAGAGGTGATCGAGGACGGCTGGCGGTCCACGGAGGTGCGCGACGCCCTCGACCTGTGCCTGTCCTGCAAGGGCTGCCGCAGCGATTGCCCGGTGGGCGTCGACATGGCCACGTACAAGGCGGAGTTCCTGCACCACCACTACCGGGGGCGGCTGCGGCCCGCCGCCCACTACGTCATGGGCGGGCTTCCGCAGTGGCTGAGGCCGGCCGCCCCCTTCGCACGCGTCCTCAACGCCCTGGCGCGGCTCGCCCCGCCGGCGGCCCTCGCCAAGCGGCTCGCGGGGATCGCGCCGCAGCGGTCCATCCCGGTCCTGGCCCGGCAGACGTTCCGGGCATGGGCCCGCGCGCGCCGGGCACCGGCGGGGGGACCGGCCGTCATCCTCTGGCCGGACACGTTCACCGACCACCTCTCGCCCGAGGTCGGGCGTGCCGCGGTCCGTGTGCTGGAGGCGGCCGGCCGCACCCCCGTGTACCCCGCCGGCCGCGTCTGCTGCGGCCTCACCTACGTGTCGACCGGCCGTCTCGACCGTGCCCGCACGGTCATGCGCCGCACCCTGGACCGGCTGGGACCCACCCTCGGGGAGCCGGTCGTCGTCCTGGAACCCAGCTGCGCCGCCACCCTCCGTACGGACCTTCCGGAGCTCCTCCCCGACGACCCCCGCGCCGCCGGACTGGCCGCCTCCGTCCGGACCCTGGCCCAGTACCTGGAGGAGTACGCCCCCGAGTGGAACCCGCCCCGCCTGGACCGCCCGGTCGCCGGCCAGACCCACTGCCACCAGCACGCCGTCCTCGGGGACGCGGCCGAGCGCCGGCTCAGGGAGAAGGCGGGCCTCACGGGTGAGCTGAGCGGTGGCTGCTGCGGTCTGGCGGGCAACTTCGGCTTCGAGAAGGGCCACTGGGACGTCTCGGTGGCCTGTGCGGAGGACCGCCTCCTGCCGTCCGTACGGGAGGCCGGGCCCGGTACGGAGCTGCTCGCCGACGGCTTCTCCTGCCGCACCCAGCTCGACCAGCTGGCCGGCCGCCGGGCCCGGCACCTCGCCGAGGTCCTGGCGGAGGGCCTGGACGCGTGA
- a CDS encoding LCP family protein: protein MDAQGRGRDENIDPADQWVLNPDTGDYELRLTPSAGRPAAPSGSAAPSASRASAPGRRRDQAPTTPPAGERTSVPGQRGGRRSAGGRGDRDGSGRAGGRAAGRAAAAPPTGRRRPKPKKPARKKALVWTGGVLALLLVGVGTTGYLVYEHFNGNITSVSSDGAGTGGFSKDRAINVLVIGTDKRTGAGNEGYGDKGSVGHADTTILFHVSKDRTNATALSIPRDLITDIPDCPTNQSDGSTKDIPATPGKRFNESLGQYDRTPSCTMRTVTELTGIKVDHFMVADFNAVKTLTAAVEGVDVCLAKDIDDPDSHLKLSEGEHTLDGEQALAFLRTRHSVGFGGDLSRIEIQQQFLGSLMRKLKSNDTLTSPTRMWSLAEAATKALTVDDKISDINQLRKLGMELASVEPKNITFTTVPVIDNPAEKVKATVVLDETKAPQVFSMMREDVSFTAVEKQEKADAKARDAAKLQGKTADPADVRVDVYNGGAPAGSAQNALDWLQNEKRVLKSTNKANAPQDVKKTQLVYAPNQADQARTLAEMMGMSASAMKPTTTDAGAMEPMVLTLGPDFQKGGTPLTAPRKAPDEIQRVGADKAVCAK, encoded by the coding sequence GTGGACGCGCAAGGCCGTGGGCGGGACGAGAACATCGACCCCGCAGACCAGTGGGTACTCAACCCGGACACCGGTGATTACGAACTGCGACTGACGCCCTCCGCAGGGCGACCGGCCGCACCGTCCGGGTCCGCCGCACCGTCCGCCTCGAGAGCGTCCGCTCCGGGCCGGCGCCGCGACCAGGCCCCCACGACCCCGCCGGCCGGCGAGCGGACCTCCGTACCGGGCCAGCGTGGTGGGCGAAGGAGCGCGGGCGGCCGCGGGGACCGGGACGGGAGCGGCCGGGCGGGTGGCCGCGCGGCGGGCCGTGCGGCCGCGGCCCCGCCCACCGGGCGGCGCAGGCCGAAGCCGAAGAAGCCCGCGAGGAAGAAGGCGCTGGTGTGGACCGGCGGCGTGCTGGCCCTCCTGCTGGTGGGCGTCGGTACGACGGGCTACCTCGTCTACGAGCACTTCAACGGCAACATCACCTCCGTCTCCAGCGACGGGGCCGGTACGGGCGGCTTCAGCAAGGACCGTGCGATCAACGTCCTGGTGATCGGGACGGACAAGCGGACCGGTGCGGGCAACGAGGGGTACGGGGACAAGGGCAGCGTCGGTCACGCCGACACCACGATCCTCTTCCACGTCTCCAAGGACCGTACGAACGCGACCGCACTGAGCATCCCGCGCGACCTGATAACCGACATCCCGGACTGCCCGACCAACCAGAGCGACGGCTCGACGAAGGACATCCCGGCGACACCGGGCAAGCGCTTCAACGAGAGCCTCGGGCAGTACGACCGCACCCCCAGCTGCACCATGCGCACCGTCACCGAACTCACGGGCATCAAGGTCGACCACTTCATGGTGGCCGACTTCAACGCGGTGAAGACCCTGACCGCCGCCGTGGAGGGCGTGGACGTCTGCCTCGCCAAGGACATCGACGACCCGGACTCCCACCTGAAGCTCTCCGAGGGCGAGCACACCCTCGACGGGGAGCAGGCCCTGGCCTTCCTGCGCACCAGGCACTCCGTCGGCTTCGGCGGCGACCTGAGCCGGATCGAGATCCAGCAGCAGTTCCTGGGCTCCCTGATGAGGAAGCTCAAGTCCAACGACACGCTGACGAGCCCCACCCGGATGTGGAGCCTCGCGGAGGCGGCCACCAAGGCGCTCACCGTCGACGACAAGATCAGCGACATCAACCAGCTCCGCAAGCTGGGCATGGAACTGGCCTCGGTCGAGCCGAAGAACATCACCTTCACGACCGTGCCGGTGATCGACAATCCGGCCGAGAAGGTCAAGGCCACCGTCGTCCTCGACGAGACCAAGGCCCCGCAGGTGTTCTCGATGATGCGCGAGGACGTCTCCTTCACCGCGGTGGAGAAGCAGGAGAAGGCCGACGCGAAGGCCAGGGACGCCGCCAAGCTCCAGGGGAAGACGGCCGACCCGGCGGACGTCCGGGTCGACGTCTACAACGGCGGCGCACCGGCCGGTTCCGCGCAGAACGCCCTGGACTGGCTGCAGAACGAGAAGCGTGTGCTCAAGTCCACCAACAAGGCCAACGCCCCGCAGGACGTGAAGAAGACCCAGCTCGTCTACGCCCCCAACCAGGCGGACCAGGCCCGCACCCTGGCCGAGATGATGGGCATGTCGGCCTCGGCGATGAAGCCGACGACGACGGACGCCGGAGCCATGGAGCCGATGGTGCTGACCCTGGGCCCGGACTTCCAGAAGGGCGGCACCCCGCTCACGGCTCCGCGCAAGGCCCCGGACGAGATCCAGCGCGTCGGGGCGGACAAGGCGGTCTGCGCCAAGTAG
- a CDS encoding sensor histidine kinase KdpD has protein sequence MRPSLRPTALALLISAAVTGALSLWAVAAAPDSVRTPLAWGAGAAAVLVCASVTVAVHTLATARNLRALRAADAERFTAETSRLVSSSAAEAQRFTAETARIRSAAAAETGRVTAAADDMVARVTAEAAEQHTRLTAEVARLTARARRSETERSAAIAACANAAGRMQALATSMLADLREMEHRHTAEDVLGDLLHLDHRTAQAGRLADSIAVLTGARSGRRWAKPIVMESILRGAMGRIGGYQRIRLHSTSDVAIAGHAAEGVMHALAELLDNAANFSPPTAEVHVYVEEVPAGIVVTVEDSGLVMSEVQLRRAERAVSTENQDLTGLSGTRLGLAVVGRLARKHGLTVSFRPSARGGTGALMMLPQELISRTAVPAPPPAPAPAAAPEPEPDHASAAAPEAGSPGPAPESPSESTGAVPQFGESGLPKRRRGRTLAAAESRTGNAAPGGADSSRPRTTDPKVQAARFSTFSQAVRANSPHPEGNTR, from the coding sequence TTGCGCCCTTCACTCCGGCCAACCGCACTCGCCCTGCTGATCTCGGCAGCCGTCACCGGTGCCCTGTCCCTGTGGGCGGTCGCCGCCGCTCCCGATTCGGTACGGACCCCGCTGGCGTGGGGGGCGGGCGCCGCTGCCGTACTGGTCTGCGCGTCGGTCACCGTCGCCGTCCACACCCTCGCCACCGCACGCAATCTGCGGGCCCTGCGCGCCGCCGACGCCGAACGCTTCACGGCCGAGACCTCACGCCTCGTCTCCTCCTCCGCCGCGGAGGCGCAGCGCTTCACCGCCGAGACGGCCCGCATCCGGTCGGCCGCGGCCGCCGAGACCGGCCGGGTCACGGCGGCGGCCGACGACATGGTCGCGCGGGTGACCGCGGAGGCCGCCGAGCAGCACACCCGGCTCACCGCTGAGGTCGCGCGTCTCACCGCCCGGGCCCGGCGCAGCGAGACCGAGCGTTCCGCGGCGATCGCCGCCTGCGCCAACGCCGCCGGCCGCATGCAGGCCCTGGCCACGAGCATGCTGGCCGACCTGCGCGAGATGGAGCACCGGCACACCGCCGAGGACGTCCTCGGCGACCTGCTGCACCTGGACCACCGCACCGCCCAGGCGGGCCGTCTCGCCGACTCCATCGCCGTCCTGACCGGTGCGCGCTCCGGGCGGCGCTGGGCGAAGCCGATCGTGATGGAGTCCATCCTGCGCGGCGCGATGGGCCGGATCGGCGGCTACCAGCGCATCCGCCTGCACTCCACCAGTGACGTGGCGATCGCCGGTCACGCCGCCGAGGGTGTGATGCACGCCCTGGCCGAACTCCTCGACAACGCTGCCAACTTCTCGCCGCCCACCGCCGAGGTCCATGTGTACGTCGAAGAGGTCCCGGCGGGCATCGTCGTCACCGTCGAGGACAGCGGCCTGGTGATGAGCGAGGTGCAGCTGCGTCGCGCCGAGCGCGCGGTGTCCACCGAGAACCAGGACCTCACGGGCCTCTCCGGTACCCGCCTCGGCCTCGCCGTCGTCGGCCGGCTGGCCCGCAAGCACGGTCTCACCGTCTCCTTCCGGCCGTCGGCGCGCGGCGGTACGGGCGCGCTGATGATGCTGCCGCAGGAGCTCATCTCCCGCACCGCCGTCCCCGCGCCCCCGCCCGCCCCCGCCCCGGCGGCCGCCCCCGAGCCGGAGCCGGACCACGCCTCGGCCGCGGCCCCGGAGGCCGGTTCCCCCGGGCCCGCCCCGGAGTCCCCGTCCGAATCGACCGGTGCCGTCCCCCAGTTCGGCGAGAGCGGGCTGCCCAAGCGCCGCCGCGGCCGCACCCTGGCCGCCGCCGAATCCCGTACCGGCAACGCCGCCCCCGGCGGTGCCGACTCCTCCCGGCCCCGTACCACCGACCCGAAGGTCCAGGCAGCGCGCTTCAGCACCTTCAGCCAGGCGGTACGAGCCAACTCCCCGCACCCGGAAGGCAACACCCGATGA
- a CDS encoding roadblock/LC7 domain-containing protein → MTATTDEKLNWLLEGLLERTPGARHALVLSRDGLKLCRTPELSVDQADQLAAISAGIQSLSHGASIEFGDGTGGVRSAMAEFYGGVLFIVEAGAGAHLAVVAAEDSDVGLVGHNMSELVEQLGEYLVAPPRSAPEPRAAATSAETADV, encoded by the coding sequence ATGACCGCGACCACCGACGAGAAGCTCAACTGGCTGCTGGAAGGGCTGCTGGAACGCACGCCCGGCGCCCGGCACGCCCTGGTCCTGTCCCGGGACGGCCTGAAGCTCTGCCGTACCCCCGAGCTCTCCGTCGACCAGGCCGACCAGCTGGCCGCCATCTCCGCCGGGATCCAGAGCCTGTCGCACGGCGCGTCCATCGAGTTCGGTGACGGCACCGGTGGCGTGCGGTCCGCGATGGCCGAGTTCTACGGCGGTGTGCTGTTCATCGTCGAGGCGGGTGCGGGCGCGCACCTCGCGGTCGTGGCGGCGGAGGACTCCGACGTCGGCCTCGTCGGCCACAACATGAGTGAACTCGTGGAGCAGCTCGGCGAGTACCTCGTCGCTCCGCCGCGCTCGGCGCCCGAGCCCCGGGCAGCGGCCACGTCCGCGGAAACCGCGGACGTATGA
- a CDS encoding DUF742 domain-containing protein: protein MTSLPRPRPGRDDDPDRLYTLTGGRSRSDSAAFDLVTLIVAECDPNPGMQSEHTAILRMCQRPTAVVEISATLNLPVSIVRIMLCDLLDTGRISARHPRNARVADRLPDTDTLEQVLVGLRNL from the coding sequence ATGACGTCCCTACCGCGCCCCCGCCCCGGACGCGACGACGATCCGGACCGGCTGTACACCCTCACCGGGGGCCGCAGCCGGTCCGACTCCGCCGCGTTCGACCTGGTGACGCTCATCGTCGCCGAGTGCGATCCGAACCCCGGCATGCAGTCGGAACACACCGCGATCCTGCGGATGTGCCAACGCCCCACCGCGGTCGTCGAGATCTCGGCCACCCTGAATCTGCCCGTCAGCATCGTCCGCATCATGCTCTGCGACCTGCTCGACACCGGCCGGATCAGCGCCCGTCACCCCCGTAATGCCCGTGTCGCGGACCGGCTCCCCGACACCGACACCCTGGAACAGGTGCTCGTTGGACTCCGCAACCTCTGA
- a CDS encoding ATP/GTP-binding protein, with the protein MDSATSDRAALQATADNGLKIVVVGGFGVGKTTMVRSVSEIRPLNTEETMTRAGEAVDDLDGVHSKTSTTVAFDFGRITLDARSVLYLFGAPGQERFWFLWDRLFSGTLGAVVLVDTRRLADSWYAIDRLEHHGTPFIVACNDFGGPLHTEQQIREALDLSPDVPLVECDARDRSSSKYVLITLVEHLHALSVARAGAADAALAGSAASVSAAQTPEPTL; encoded by the coding sequence TTGGACTCCGCAACCTCTGACCGTGCCGCCCTGCAGGCGACAGCCGACAACGGACTGAAGATCGTCGTCGTCGGCGGCTTCGGGGTCGGCAAGACCACCATGGTCCGTTCGGTGAGCGAGATCCGTCCGCTCAACACCGAAGAGACGATGACCCGCGCGGGCGAAGCAGTCGACGACCTCGACGGTGTGCACTCCAAGACGTCCACCACGGTCGCCTTCGACTTCGGCCGGATCACCCTGGACGCCCGCTCGGTCCTCTACCTCTTCGGCGCGCCCGGGCAGGAACGCTTCTGGTTCCTCTGGGACCGCCTGTTCTCCGGGACCCTCGGTGCCGTCGTCCTCGTCGACACCCGGCGGCTCGCCGACTCCTGGTACGCGATCGACCGGCTGGAGCACCACGGCACGCCGTTCATCGTCGCGTGCAACGACTTCGGCGGTCCGCTCCACACCGAGCAGCAGATCCGCGAGGCGCTGGACCTCTCCCCCGACGTCCCGCTCGTCGAGTGCGACGCCCGGGACCGGTCCTCCAGCAAGTACGTCCTGATCACGCTCGTCGAACACCTCCACGCACTGTCCGTCGCCCGCGCGGGGGCCGCGGACGCGGCCCTGGCGGGGAGCGCCGCCTCCGTGTCGGCCGCACAGACTCCGGAGCCCACCCTGTGA
- a CDS encoding cytochrome P450 produces the protein MSGCPVPHGSVPLSGPRFQTDPVQLYRDMRRDHGAVAPVVLDGDVPAWLILGYRELHQVTGDPVLFSRDSDLWNRWDTIPDDWPLLPMIGRKQPSILYTVGERHTVRAAMISNALEAVDPFALKRYAEEFADGLIDRFCSVGRTDIIAEYAMLLPALVLAKLYGFGNEVGAALVGALNDMIDGRERALAGQQYLGSAMAQLLLDKHAEPGDDVATRMLEDPGGFSDEEIAQDLMVMMAAGHQPTADWIGNSLRLMLTDDRFAASLSGGRHSVAEAMNEVLWEDTPSQNVAGRWASRDTHLGGRHIHAGDLLLLGIAAANGDPQVRTDGSTLTGGNNAFLSFGHGEHRCPFPAQETAEVVARTGIEVLLDRLPDVDLAVPEEQLTRRPSPWLRGLTDLPVQFTPTPALGGQS, from the coding sequence GTGAGCGGATGCCCCGTGCCCCACGGTTCCGTACCCCTGTCCGGACCACGGTTCCAGACGGACCCCGTGCAGCTGTACCGGGACATGCGGCGCGACCACGGCGCCGTCGCCCCGGTCGTGCTCGACGGAGACGTGCCCGCCTGGCTGATCCTCGGCTACCGCGAGCTCCACCAGGTCACCGGCGACCCGGTCCTCTTCAGCCGCGACTCCGACCTGTGGAACCGGTGGGACACCATCCCGGACGACTGGCCGCTGCTGCCGATGATCGGCCGTAAGCAGCCGTCCATCCTCTACACGGTCGGGGAACGGCACACCGTCCGCGCTGCGATGATCAGCAACGCCCTGGAGGCTGTCGACCCGTTCGCCCTCAAGCGGTACGCCGAGGAGTTCGCCGACGGCCTCATCGACCGGTTCTGCTCCGTGGGCCGCACCGACATCATCGCCGAGTACGCGATGCTGCTCCCCGCCCTCGTCCTCGCGAAGCTCTACGGCTTCGGCAACGAGGTCGGCGCCGCACTCGTCGGCGCGCTCAACGACATGATCGACGGCCGCGAGCGCGCCCTGGCCGGGCAGCAGTACCTCGGCTCGGCCATGGCACAGCTCCTGCTCGACAAGCACGCCGAGCCCGGTGACGACGTCGCGACCAGGATGCTGGAGGATCCGGGCGGCTTCAGCGACGAGGAGATCGCCCAGGACCTCATGGTCATGATGGCGGCGGGCCACCAGCCGACCGCCGACTGGATCGGCAACTCGCTGCGGCTGATGCTGACGGACGACCGTTTCGCCGCCTCGCTCTCCGGCGGCCGGCACAGTGTCGCCGAGGCGATGAACGAGGTGCTCTGGGAGGACACCCCCAGCCAGAACGTGGCGGGACGCTGGGCCTCCCGCGACACCCACCTCGGCGGACGCCACATCCACGCCGGCGACCTGCTCCTCCTCGGTATCGCCGCCGCGAACGGGGACCCCCAGGTACGCACCGACGGCTCCACGCTGACCGGGGGCAACAACGCCTTCCTCTCCTTCGGCCACGGCGAGCACCGCTGCCCGTTCCCGGCCCAGGAGACCGCCGAGGTCGTCGCCCGCACAGGGATCGAGGTGCTCCTGGACCGGCTCCCGGACGTCGACCTCGCCGTCCCGGAGGAGCAGCTGACCCGCCGCCCGTCCCCGTGGCTGCGCGGCCTGACGGACCTGCCGGTGCAGTTCACTCCCACTCCCGCCCTTGGAGGCCAGTCATGA
- a CDS encoding cytochrome P450: protein MTRIALDPLVTDLDGESAALRAAGPLAEVELPGGVHCYAVTHHAEARQLLTDSRVVKDINVWNAWQRGEIPMDWPLIGLANPGRSMLTVDGADHRRLRTLIAQALTVKRVERLRAGIEALTNASLDRLAALPKGATVDLKAEFAYPLPMNVISELMGVDPSDHPRLKELFEKFFSTQTPPEEVPQMMADLGALFTKIVDDKRANPGDDLTSALIAASENGDHLTDEEIVNTLQLIIAAGHETTISLVVNVVEALQTHPEQRERVLKGEVPWENVIEETLRWNTPTSHVLIRFATEDIEVGDSVLPKGEALIVSFGALGRDEKQYGPTAGDFDITRSPNRHIAFGHGPHVCPGAALSRLEAGVALPALYERFPELDLAVPASELRNKPIVTQNDLYELPVELG, encoded by the coding sequence ATGACCCGGATCGCCCTCGATCCCCTCGTCACCGACCTGGACGGTGAGAGCGCCGCGCTGCGTGCCGCCGGGCCGCTGGCCGAGGTGGAGCTCCCCGGCGGGGTGCACTGCTACGCGGTGACCCACCACGCCGAGGCACGTCAGCTGCTCACCGACAGCCGGGTGGTCAAGGACATCAACGTCTGGAACGCCTGGCAGCGGGGCGAGATACCCATGGACTGGCCACTGATCGGCCTCGCCAACCCCGGCCGCTCGATGCTCACGGTGGACGGTGCCGACCACCGCCGGCTGCGCACCCTGATCGCGCAGGCGCTGACGGTGAAGCGTGTGGAGCGGCTGCGGGCCGGCATCGAGGCGCTGACGAACGCGAGCCTGGACCGGCTGGCGGCCCTGCCCAAGGGTGCGACCGTCGACCTGAAGGCCGAGTTCGCCTACCCGCTGCCCATGAACGTCATCAGCGAGCTCATGGGCGTGGACCCGTCCGACCACCCCCGGCTCAAGGAGCTGTTCGAGAAGTTCTTCTCGACGCAGACGCCGCCGGAGGAGGTCCCGCAGATGATGGCGGACCTCGGCGCCCTCTTCACGAAGATCGTGGACGACAAGCGCGCGAACCCGGGCGACGATCTGACCAGCGCGCTGATCGCGGCCTCCGAGAACGGTGACCACCTCACCGACGAGGAGATCGTCAACACGCTGCAGCTGATCATCGCGGCGGGTCACGAGACCACGATCAGCCTGGTCGTCAACGTGGTGGAGGCCCTGCAGACCCACCCCGAGCAGCGCGAACGCGTGCTGAAGGGCGAGGTGCCGTGGGAGAACGTGATCGAGGAGACGCTGCGCTGGAACACACCGACCTCGCACGTCCTGATCCGCTTCGCGACCGAGGACATCGAGGTGGGCGACTCCGTCCTGCCCAAGGGTGAGGCCCTGATCGTCTCCTTCGGCGCGCTCGGCCGGGACGAGAAGCAGTACGGGCCGACCGCCGGTGACTTCGACATCACCCGCTCGCCGAACCGCCACATCGCCTTCGGGCACGGCCCGCACGTCTGCCCGGGTGCCGCCCTGTCCAGGCTGGAGGCCGGCGTGGCCCTGCCCGCGCTGTACGAGCGCTTCCCCGAGCTGGACCTCGCGGTCCCGGCGTCCGAGCTGCGCAACAAGCCCATCGTGACCCAGAACGACCTGTACGAGCTCCCGGTCGAGCTGGGCTGA